From Actinomyces procaprae:
TCCAACGGGTGCACCGGGGTCAGCAACTGCACATTCGGACCCAGCTGGCAGTTCGCCCCGATTCGGATCGGGGCGACGTCCAGCGCGGTGAGCCCGTAGTTGGCGAAGGTTCCCGGCCCAATGGTGAGGTTCTCCCCGTAGTCGACGCGAACGGGCGGCAGCAGCACCACATCCTCACCCAGATGCGGGATGGCGGCACGCAGGTGCTTGGCCGCGTCGGGAGCGCCCTCATTGAAGGCACGCTCGTAGCGGGCCAGCTCGCGGCGGGCGTGTGCCGCGATGCGCGCGTTCTCCGGGTCGTCGGCCACGTACCACTCACCGGCAAGCATCCGCTGCCGGTTGCTACGGCCGCCATCGGCCGGAAGCCAGTATGCGGCGGCGTTGGGGTCTGCGGGACCGGGGCAACCGGTGTCGGGGTTCATAGGCGTGAGTGTAGTGTTCTCAGATCGGCACGACTCGGCCGCGCTGGGGAACACTCTGAAACCGGATGCATGGGGCATGCTGACCGGCCACCGGGGCGGCTACACGGCTCACCCCGCACCTGAACGGTTCTAGGAGACGGCATGACAATCCACGCCCCCCAACCAGCGAGTTCCTCAGACCCGGTCACGACCGGCGAACGCGGT
This genomic window contains:
- a CDS encoding sugar O-acetyltransferase, which codes for MLAGEWYVADDPENARIAAHARRELARYERAFNEGAPDAAKHLRAAIPHLGEDVVLLPPVRVDYGENLTIGPGTFANYGLTALDVAPIRIGANCQLGPNVQLLTPVHPLEPTPRRARLESADPITIGDNVWLGGGVIVCPGVTIGDDCVIGAGAVVTRDIPAGSLAVGNPARVIRALDDTTFHPHRH